One segment of Sinorhizobium sp. BG8 DNA contains the following:
- a CDS encoding recombinase family protein: protein MVAHDEMKTRAVAYLRNACADDLKLVDQRAQIEQFCAARGWQFIAEYADSGCSGTDGKRPQFQRMIARAVDIDHSFDVVVVTTNSRFFRGMRGLNRYVQVLECAEVRLVSISEGVAGAQDRTTMRRLMGKFGEYLSRQDSLYIRAALAMLPRGGYSTGSRRPYSTATAVLPYGRTRQRLVADLLEAKNVKLVFQLFLSGDGATGPLGTKEIAKRLKLPMRRRL, encoded by the coding sequence GTGGTAGCACACGATGAAATGAAAACACGTGCAGTCGCATATCTTCGGAATGCCTGTGCAGACGATCTCAAGCTCGTGGATCAAAGAGCGCAGATCGAGCAGTTTTGCGCGGCACGTGGATGGCAGTTCATTGCAGAATACGCTGACAGTGGCTGTAGTGGTACTGATGGGAAGCGCCCACAGTTCCAACGGATGATTGCTCGGGCAGTCGATATTGACCATTCTTTCGACGTCGTTGTCGTGACCACGAACAGCCGTTTCTTTCGAGGTATGCGCGGATTAAATCGTTATGTCCAAGTGCTGGAGTGCGCCGAGGTCCGTTTAGTTTCGATTTCCGAAGGCGTGGCAGGCGCTCAGGATCGAACTACTATGAGACGCCTCATGGGAAAGTTCGGCGAATATCTCTCTCGACAAGACAGTCTGTACATCAGGGCTGCATTGGCGATGCTGCCGAGAGGCGGATATTCGACGGGGTCCCGCCGGCCATATTCCACTGCAACCGCTGTTCTACCCTATGGAAGAACCCGGCAAAGACTCGTTGCTGACTTGCTGGAGGCCAAGAACGTCAAATTGGTTTTCCAACTATTTCTCTCGGGTGATGGTGCGACGGGGCCATTGGGAACAAAAGAGATCGCCAAACGCCTAAAATTACCAATGAGACGAAGATTGTAG
- a CDS encoding heavy-metal-associated domain-containing protein — protein MIHLNVPDMTCGHCVGAVEKAVRSVDPEAKIAVDLEAKTASIESTIGAEAFIAAIEEAGYGAAFNKSCCSHVA, from the coding sequence ATGATCCATCTAAATGTTCCGGATATGACTTGTGGCCACTGTGTGGGCGCGGTCGAGAAGGCAGTAAGGTCCGTCGATCCCGAGGCCAAGATTGCAGTCGATCTCGAGGCAAAGACGGCATCCATTGAATCCACGATCGGAGCAGAAGCCTTCATCGCCGCAATCGAAGAAGCGGGCTATGGGGCCGCCTTCAACAAATCGTGCTGCAGCCACGTCGCTTGA
- a CDS encoding copper-translocating P-type ATPase, with translation MEHELHKHGHELSGDGHHGHHHHGQHPGSGQPSTLPAQAVPEGTVYTCPMHPQIRQIGPGNCPICGMTLEPVIATAETGPSEEYRDMLRRFWVGLVLSLPVLALEMGGHLTNLHMLLGAQSSNWLQMVLATPVVLWAGWPFFQRGWQSIVTRHLNMFTLIAMGTGVAWIYSVVATVFPGIFPATFRSGEGSVAVYFEAAAVITVLVLLGQVLELRAREQTGGAIRALLDLAPKIARRVNADGSEEDVGLDLVAVGDRLRVRPGEKVPVDGMLLEGRSSVDESMITGESMPVTKEIGAKLIGGTMNQTGAFVMEAGKVGRDTMLSQIVQMVADAQRSRAPIQRLADEVSGWFVPLVIVIAVISFVAWMSFGPEPKFAHGLVAAVAVLIIACPCALGLATPMSIMVGVGRGARLGVLIKNAEALERFEKVNTLVVDKTGTLTEGRPKVTAIIPGPELSETELLRLAATLENSSEHPLALAIVNAAREGGVPIGNAQDFDSPVGKGVTGKVDGHTLILGSHRIMEEERIDVSSMTAKAEELRNDGATVIFMAMDGRVAGLFAIADPIKATTPDAVKALVDAGIRAVMLTGDNKTTAQAVARRLGIAEVEAEVLPEDKSKIVSRLRSEGRIVGMAGDGVNDAPALAAADVGIAMGTGTDVAIESAGVTLLKGDLQGIVRARQLSHVTMANIRQNLFFAFIYNTLGVPVAAGVLYPAFGILLSPIIAAAAMALSSVSVIGNSLRLRSVKL, from the coding sequence ATGGAACACGAACTTCACAAGCATGGGCACGAACTCTCCGGAGATGGACATCACGGCCACCATCACCACGGACAACATCCGGGCTCCGGGCAGCCCAGCACGCTGCCAGCGCAGGCCGTGCCCGAAGGTACGGTCTACACCTGCCCAATGCATCCGCAGATCAGGCAAATCGGCCCAGGCAACTGCCCTATCTGCGGCATGACCCTGGAGCCGGTGATCGCCACCGCCGAGACCGGACCCAGCGAAGAGTACCGGGACATGCTGCGCCGCTTTTGGGTTGGCTTGGTGCTCTCGTTGCCGGTTCTCGCCTTGGAAATGGGGGGCCACCTGACAAACCTTCACATGCTGCTGGGGGCGCAGTCGTCGAACTGGCTGCAGATGGTGCTGGCGACCCCGGTCGTTCTCTGGGCGGGATGGCCGTTCTTCCAGAGGGGCTGGCAGTCAATAGTGACGCGACACCTCAACATGTTCACATTGATAGCGATGGGCACTGGGGTCGCCTGGATTTACAGCGTCGTCGCCACGGTATTCCCGGGCATCTTTCCCGCCACATTCCGTTCAGGCGAAGGCTCCGTTGCCGTCTACTTCGAGGCCGCAGCCGTCATCACGGTTCTCGTTCTATTGGGACAAGTGCTGGAACTGCGGGCACGCGAACAGACGGGCGGCGCAATCCGCGCCCTGCTCGATCTGGCTCCCAAGATCGCCCGGAGGGTGAATGCGGACGGCTCGGAGGAAGACGTCGGTCTTGATCTCGTGGCGGTCGGAGACCGACTGCGTGTTCGTCCGGGAGAAAAGGTTCCCGTGGACGGCATGCTTCTCGAAGGACGCAGTTCGGTGGACGAGTCCATGATCACCGGTGAATCGATGCCGGTGACCAAGGAGATTGGCGCGAAGCTGATCGGCGGCACCATGAACCAGACTGGTGCCTTCGTCATGGAAGCCGGCAAGGTCGGCCGTGACACGATGCTCTCCCAGATCGTGCAGATGGTCGCGGACGCCCAACGGTCGCGCGCACCTATCCAACGCCTCGCCGACGAGGTCTCGGGATGGTTCGTTCCTCTCGTAATCGTGATCGCGGTCATCTCCTTCGTCGCCTGGATGTCGTTCGGACCCGAACCGAAGTTCGCCCATGGGCTAGTGGCGGCCGTTGCCGTCCTCATCATTGCATGCCCCTGCGCGCTCGGCCTCGCGACGCCGATGTCGATCATGGTCGGTGTTGGACGCGGCGCGCGCCTCGGGGTGCTGATCAAGAATGCCGAGGCGCTTGAGCGCTTTGAAAAAGTGAACACGCTTGTGGTCGACAAAACGGGGACCCTCACCGAGGGGCGACCCAAGGTTACGGCGATCATCCCTGGCCCCGAGCTGTCAGAGACGGAGTTGCTTCGTCTGGCTGCAACCCTGGAGAACTCTAGCGAGCACCCGTTGGCCCTCGCCATCGTCAACGCCGCTCGTGAAGGCGGCGTCCCGATAGGCAACGCTCAGGACTTCGACAGCCCGGTGGGCAAAGGCGTCACAGGCAAGGTTGATGGCCACACACTGATCCTCGGAAGCCATCGGATCATGGAAGAAGAGCGGATCGACGTCTCGTCCATGACAGCCAAGGCGGAGGAGCTGCGCAACGATGGCGCTACGGTCATTTTCATGGCCATGGACGGACGCGTGGCTGGGCTGTTTGCGATTGCCGACCCGATCAAAGCCACCACCCCGGACGCCGTCAAAGCGCTTGTGGACGCGGGAATACGCGCCGTCATGCTCACCGGCGACAACAAGACGACGGCCCAAGCGGTTGCCCGGCGACTGGGAATTGCTGAAGTCGAAGCAGAGGTTCTTCCCGAGGATAAGAGCAAGATCGTCTCTCGCCTGCGAAGTGAGGGACGGATCGTCGGAATGGCCGGCGACGGTGTCAACGACGCGCCAGCGCTGGCGGCCGCGGATGTGGGCATAGCCATGGGGACCGGAACAGACGTGGCGATTGAAAGCGCCGGGGTTACGCTCCTGAAAGGTGATCTTCAGGGCATCGTGCGAGCCAGGCAGCTTAGCCACGTCACCATGGCAAACATTCGCCAAAACCTTTTCTTTGCCTTCATCTACAACACCTTGGGAGTCCCGGTTGCCGCAGGCGTTCTCTACCCGGCCTTCGGCATATTGCTTTCCCCGATCATCGCGGCTGCGGCAATGGCGCTGTCTTCGGTCAGCGTCATCGGCAATTCCCTTAGGTTGAGGAGCGTCAAACTATGA
- a CDS encoding EF-hand domain-containing protein, producing MVPGKLTRMTVVAALLLSMGPLTSALAQSGTDTTQAQGTQTEHDQMPGMAMGGRMQGMMGGMPMAPMRGHMMKIMFAVADTDGDGGLSFEEVTAVHKRIFDSVDANDDGKVTLEEMQTFMQGQ from the coding sequence ATGGTCCCGGGAAAACTGACACGCATGACAGTAGTAGCCGCCTTACTTCTTTCAATGGGCCCCTTAACCTCGGCATTGGCCCAGTCAGGCACTGACACCACTCAGGCCCAAGGGACCCAGACAGAGCATGACCAGATGCCTGGGATGGCAATGGGCGGCAGAATGCAGGGAATGATGGGCGGCATGCCCATGGCTCCGATGCGCGGTCACATGATGAAAATCATGTTCGCTGTGGCGGACACCGATGGCGACGGCGGATTGTCCTTTGAAGAAGTCACGGCGGTCCACAAACGAATATTCGACAGCGTAGACGCGAACGACGACGGCAAGGTCACACTCGAAGAGATGCAGACCTTCATGCAAGGCCAATGA
- a CDS encoding ATP-binding domain-containing protein encodes MPVTFIPTIGRRENDAVANNLVRAVRAGEVFGLTEKIVLYAGWPQVKDYDGRTHSSDLTVVGDTQGIKLVKISLSSDRADVKRDAISILQAAATTESLMGKSLQLKKKRRLIFDVVPIIYAPNLDPKKFDNDEVEFAGSDGELFRLLKQESGPLDSTQIAEVQAIIEGAKALGQILDAEEDEEVHPVARAYRDLEAVIYNFDATQRSVALTAIQGPQRIRGLAGTGKTVILAMKAALAHIENPNAKILITYYTRSLRDIIERLITRFHRHFAEVDPNWDNVHVRHGWGRQNLPGVYRDTCIRAGVSPKSYNEVSNVSDPFGTVCRDLVDRGVVAPYYDVILVDEGQDFPDGFYQMCFYLAKGDRDRKQIIWAYDELQNVFDVKVREPEQLFGKDTDGQPRISLTRSLPGGTETNDFVLQRSYRNQRDVLILAHAVGFGIYGEIVQMLENAKHWEDVGYDVVSGTFTSGSENVVERPLVNSPSVLETPAEVPIIRGQSADSFGEEVEAAVAEVRSFIDKGIHPHQILVVSLDDRTARSYFTKIADGLLAVGIPCNNIIIDKYSEPPFRIDGKVTLSTVYRAKGNEAAVVIVVGADAASLKTRTGRNKLFVAFTRTKGWLRVFGMATRTFSQLASEINAAVENSPRLSFTMPNMSQLNTIQRGLEEKHARLVEAKRRMERLKNELNLSDEDMASLVEED; translated from the coding sequence ATGCCGGTAACCTTCATCCCCACCATCGGGCGACGCGAGAACGATGCGGTTGCGAACAATCTGGTTCGCGCAGTCCGTGCGGGAGAGGTGTTTGGCCTAACCGAAAAGATCGTCCTCTATGCCGGATGGCCCCAAGTCAAAGACTACGACGGCCGAACCCATAGCTCCGACTTGACGGTGGTGGGCGATACACAGGGTATAAAACTGGTCAAGATTTCGTTGTCGTCCGACAGGGCGGACGTTAAGCGAGATGCCATCAGCATCCTTCAAGCGGCCGCCACGACAGAGTCCCTGATGGGAAAGAGCCTGCAACTGAAAAAGAAGCGTCGGCTGATTTTTGACGTCGTTCCAATCATTTACGCCCCAAACCTTGATCCGAAAAAATTTGACAACGACGAAGTCGAGTTCGCGGGCAGCGACGGTGAACTCTTCCGCCTGCTCAAACAAGAGAGTGGCCCGCTCGACAGCACTCAAATTGCAGAGGTTCAAGCCATTATCGAAGGCGCAAAGGCCCTTGGACAAATACTGGATGCCGAAGAAGACGAGGAAGTACATCCGGTAGCCCGAGCATATCGCGACCTCGAAGCTGTGATCTATAATTTCGATGCAACACAGAGATCGGTTGCACTAACCGCCATTCAAGGGCCCCAGCGCATTCGCGGTTTGGCCGGCACTGGCAAAACGGTCATCCTGGCTATGAAGGCCGCGCTTGCGCACATTGAAAATCCAAACGCGAAGATTCTGATTACCTACTATACTCGGAGTCTCCGAGATATCATTGAGCGATTGATCACTCGGTTTCACCGGCACTTTGCAGAGGTCGATCCGAACTGGGATAACGTCCATGTTCGCCATGGTTGGGGGCGGCAAAATTTGCCTGGCGTCTATCGTGATACCTGTATCCGCGCAGGCGTCTCGCCGAAGTCGTACAATGAGGTAAGCAACGTCAGCGATCCATTTGGCACCGTCTGCCGCGACTTGGTGGATCGAGGCGTTGTTGCCCCGTACTATGATGTTATTCTGGTGGATGAAGGTCAGGACTTTCCCGACGGCTTCTACCAAATGTGCTTCTATCTCGCAAAAGGCGACCGCGATCGGAAGCAGATCATCTGGGCATATGATGAGCTTCAGAACGTATTCGACGTGAAGGTACGAGAGCCCGAACAGTTGTTCGGAAAAGACACTGACGGGCAACCTCGCATCTCCCTGACCCGCAGCCTGCCAGGAGGAACTGAAACAAACGATTTCGTTCTCCAACGCTCGTATCGAAATCAACGCGACGTGTTGATCCTCGCACACGCGGTAGGTTTCGGCATCTATGGTGAAATTGTCCAGATGCTCGAGAATGCCAAGCACTGGGAGGACGTCGGCTATGACGTGGTGTCGGGAACTTTCACGTCAGGCAGCGAAAATGTTGTAGAGCGTCCGCTTGTGAATAGTCCGAGCGTCTTGGAAACGCCTGCTGAGGTTCCGATTATTCGGGGACAATCAGCTGATTCCTTTGGCGAAGAAGTCGAAGCCGCAGTGGCAGAGGTACGCTCTTTCATTGATAAAGGCATTCATCCACATCAAATCCTGGTAGTGAGCTTGGATGACCGCACCGCTAGGAGCTACTTCACCAAGATTGCCGACGGGCTTCTGGCCGTCGGCATTCCTTGCAATAATATCATCATCGACAAATACAGCGAACCGCCGTTCCGGATAGATGGCAAAGTGACGTTGAGCACCGTCTATCGCGCCAAAGGAAATGAGGCCGCGGTTGTGATCGTCGTGGGTGCCGATGCAGCCTCCTTGAAGACGAGAACCGGCCGAAACAAGCTCTTTGTTGCCTTTACCCGTACTAAGGGGTGGTTGCGCGTTTTCGGCATGGCCACTAGGACCTTTTCTCAATTAGCGTCGGAGATTAACGCCGCGGTCGAGAATAGCCCGCGATTAAGCTTCACTATGCCAAACATGAGCCAGCTGAACACAATTCAACGTGGTCTGGAAGAAAAGCATGCCCGCCTGGTCGAGGCCAAGCGTCGAATGGAACGTTTGAAGAATGAGCTCAACCTGTCTGATGAGGATATGGCGAGCTTGGTCGAGGAAGACTAA
- a CDS encoding LysR family transcriptional regulator produces the protein MQDLNDLALFAAVVRNKGFTAAANALGVPKSKVSKRVASLEEQLGVRLLERSTRKLRVTEIGQSFYEHCATVLESVEAAEAVIAAAKDEPAGMVRLAMPPGFAPMLADAIPSFLKKYPLIRLSITVTNRPIDLIEERIDVALRVREGYDSDQSVIVRKFGGTRSYLAASPSFVEKRGPITLETLPRMPTVALHEQSSRVIWTLVNAEGDFHDIAHTPVLACADFAILERAAIEGIGIGLLPDTLVERGFRTGVLVPILPEWSSPESTVHAAFPSRHGMLPAVRALIEFLAENLPRSMSRCAEVIPRPAMIPDWTI, from the coding sequence ATGCAGGACCTCAATGATCTCGCCCTGTTTGCCGCAGTCGTCAGGAACAAGGGTTTCACTGCCGCAGCCAACGCGCTCGGCGTGCCGAAATCAAAGGTGAGCAAGCGGGTGGCCAGTCTGGAGGAGCAACTGGGCGTACGCCTTCTCGAACGCTCGACCCGCAAGCTCAGGGTGACGGAAATCGGACAATCCTTCTACGAACACTGCGCGACCGTGCTCGAGAGCGTCGAGGCTGCCGAGGCCGTGATCGCGGCGGCGAAGGATGAGCCGGCCGGGATGGTGCGGCTCGCCATGCCGCCGGGCTTTGCGCCAATGCTCGCGGATGCGATCCCGTCCTTCCTCAAGAAATACCCGCTGATTCGCCTTTCGATTACCGTGACCAACCGACCGATCGATCTCATCGAGGAGCGCATCGACGTGGCGCTGCGGGTTCGCGAGGGATATGACAGCGACCAGTCTGTCATCGTGCGCAAGTTCGGTGGCACGCGAAGCTATCTTGCAGCGAGCCCATCCTTCGTCGAGAAGCGCGGGCCGATCACCCTCGAGACGCTGCCACGGATGCCGACAGTGGCTCTCCACGAGCAGTCGTCGCGCGTGATCTGGACCCTCGTGAACGCTGAAGGCGATTTTCACGACATCGCTCACACGCCCGTGCTTGCCTGTGCAGACTTCGCGATCCTTGAGCGGGCAGCGATCGAAGGTATCGGCATCGGCCTCCTGCCCGATACGCTCGTTGAGCGCGGGTTCAGAACCGGTGTGCTCGTGCCCATCCTGCCCGAGTGGTCGTCACCGGAATCGACCGTCCATGCGGCCTTCCCCTCCCGGCACGGCATGCTTCCCGCTGTCCGGGCGCTGATCGAGTTCCTCGCGGAGAACCTCCCGCGCTCGATGTCCCGCTGTGCCGAAGTCATTCCCCGGCCCGCCATGATTCCCGACTGGACTATCTGA
- a CDS encoding cytochrome c encodes MAQRQQDMKAMAAAAKTIATMFKSPDTYSPTAFRDASEAIKRYSGTRLVADFATVTAVKGSEANELIAAERERFAQLSNDLERYAEGLADAASDSPGSMPNEMRMRMGEQVSGGPLAKRPRNESNRAAMSAEHTFHMMLETCTSCHARYRVRD; translated from the coding sequence GTGGCGCAGCGTCAGCAAGACATGAAAGCCATGGCTGCGGCCGCGAAAACAATTGCGACCATGTTCAAATCACCGGATACCTACTCGCCAACGGCCTTCAGGGACGCCTCAGAAGCGATCAAGCGTTACTCAGGTACGAGGCTCGTCGCCGACTTCGCGACGGTAACGGCCGTGAAGGGTTCCGAGGCAAACGAGTTGATCGCAGCAGAACGGGAACGGTTCGCGCAGCTATCAAACGACCTCGAGAGATACGCCGAGGGACTGGCCGACGCAGCCTCCGACAGCCCGGGCTCCATGCCGAATGAGATGCGAATGCGGATGGGCGAACAGGTTAGCGGCGGGCCACTCGCAAAACGCCCCCGGAATGAATCCAACCGAGCCGCAATGTCGGCCGAACACACGTTCCATATGATGCTGGAGACGTGCACATCGTGTCATGCCCGATATCGGGTGAGAGATTGA
- a CDS encoding multicopper oxidase domain-containing protein — translation MQRREFLKTLAVGTAAFVPIVKSQWLNNAQAATNGATELSISKRVLEVNGKAATVFGLGAADGKSGLVLNAGGDFDVNLLNQTNEDTLIHWHGLTPPWGMDGVPDNPAKLLTSGETRHYLFPVGQGGTHWMHAHTLQEQTLLAAPLIVRTAADLARDEQEVVILLHDFSFKTPEELLAGLKAPGATDAMGHGGASDHVRTRMQSMEGMHQQHMSGSMAMPGMPAMDLNDIEYDAYLANDRTLDDPEIVAVEKGGRVRLRIINGATATAFTIDTGTLPGDLIAVDGNEVVPVSGARFPISMGQRLDIRLQLPPGSGVFPILALREGAKERTGIILTTQGANISKLNASGTESGPVLDLFVEEMLVATQSLAQRAPDRTYALTLTGDMASYIWEIGSADGPMKVTTGNRVELAMRNMSMMAHPMHLHGHHFQVVAVNGKRINGAIRDTVLVPPMAEVAVQFDTTNPGRWPFHCHHLYHMATGMMSFVTYENAI, via the coding sequence ATGCAACGCCGAGAATTCTTAAAGACGCTGGCCGTTGGCACAGCTGCCTTCGTGCCCATTGTAAAATCCCAGTGGCTGAACAACGCCCAGGCAGCGACCAACGGAGCAACCGAGCTATCCATCTCCAAACGCGTCCTGGAGGTGAACGGGAAAGCCGCGACCGTATTTGGACTCGGTGCGGCGGATGGAAAGTCGGGATTGGTCCTCAACGCTGGAGGCGATTTCGATGTCAACCTGTTGAACCAAACGAATGAAGATACGCTGATCCATTGGCATGGATTGACACCCCCATGGGGCATGGATGGGGTACCAGACAATCCAGCCAAGCTGCTGACCTCAGGCGAAACCCGGCACTACCTATTTCCAGTTGGACAGGGAGGGACGCACTGGATGCACGCGCATACGCTTCAGGAGCAGACGCTTCTGGCGGCCCCTCTGATCGTGCGGACCGCGGCCGACCTGGCGCGTGACGAACAGGAAGTCGTCATCCTGCTCCATGACTTTTCCTTCAAGACACCCGAGGAATTGCTGGCCGGACTGAAGGCTCCCGGCGCGACCGATGCCATGGGACATGGCGGGGCTTCCGACCATGTGAGGACCAGGATGCAAAGCATGGAGGGAATGCATCAGCAGCACATGTCGGGCAGCATGGCGATGCCAGGCATGCCAGCCATGGACCTGAACGACATCGAGTACGACGCCTACCTTGCGAACGACCGTACCTTGGATGATCCCGAGATCGTAGCCGTTGAAAAGGGAGGGCGCGTCCGCCTGCGGATCATCAACGGTGCAACGGCAACTGCCTTCACGATCGACACAGGCACCCTTCCTGGCGACCTGATTGCGGTCGATGGAAATGAGGTAGTCCCTGTATCGGGCGCTCGCTTCCCCATTTCGATGGGTCAAAGGCTCGACATTCGCCTGCAACTTCCGCCTGGTTCTGGAGTATTCCCCATTCTCGCCCTGCGTGAAGGAGCGAAGGAACGAACGGGCATCATATTGACCACCCAAGGTGCAAACATTTCAAAACTCAATGCGAGCGGGACCGAAAGCGGCCCCGTGCTCGACCTCTTTGTCGAAGAAATGCTGGTGGCGACCCAATCCCTCGCGCAGCGCGCCCCGGACAGGACATATGCACTGACACTCACGGGAGACATGGCCTCCTACATCTGGGAGATCGGGAGCGCGGACGGGCCGATGAAGGTGACGACCGGGAACCGCGTGGAACTGGCGATGCGGAACATGTCCATGATGGCCCATCCGATGCACCTGCACGGCCATCATTTCCAGGTCGTGGCGGTGAACGGCAAACGGATCAACGGGGCGATCCGCGACACGGTGCTCGTGCCACCCATGGCCGAAGTGGCTGTTCAGTTCGATACAACCAATCCGGGTCGCTGGCCCTTCCACTGCCATCACCTCTACCACATGGCGACGGGCATGATGTCGTTCGTAACCTATGAAAACGCAATCTAG
- a CDS encoding DUF2290 domain-containing protein, translating to MTRDDFNASIRAIHAFFESEEFLEHTVYLVALPRSEDFNKTSLTSRDYGVVYEKGLSLSHYNFILKDLAYFQFSHDSGGDWALAYYPNPRVSGSPDALAEFNELKDALERDEINDEEYSSLISSLNVGNYIPRVRFEYSESQYKRVRHPGAHFHIGMSGDDRWASSRKLSPRSFGMLIAKHYYPDLWWKNSRFSLAEEDQELPGKIETCFDEKLLNSIRGDGVSLVFAAFERQTFHFGALQPNEAG from the coding sequence ATGACGCGGGATGACTTCAATGCGAGCATCCGGGCGATCCATGCTTTCTTCGAAAGCGAGGAATTTCTCGAACACACGGTCTATTTAGTGGCACTGCCCCGGTCTGAAGACTTCAATAAGACCAGTCTTACGTCGAGAGATTATGGGGTCGTTTATGAAAAGGGCCTCTCCCTATCGCACTACAATTTCATATTAAAAGACCTCGCATACTTTCAGTTCTCACACGATTCCGGGGGCGACTGGGCGCTGGCGTACTACCCAAATCCTCGAGTGAGTGGCTCGCCGGATGCCCTTGCCGAATTTAATGAATTGAAGGACGCTTTAGAACGAGACGAGATCAATGACGAAGAGTATTCGTCATTGATTTCAAGCCTCAATGTTGGCAACTACATTCCGCGTGTGCGGTTCGAGTACAGCGAGAGCCAGTACAAACGCGTGCGACATCCTGGGGCGCATTTCCACATCGGTATGTCCGGCGATGATCGATGGGCCTCATCACGCAAACTATCTCCTCGATCTTTTGGCATGCTCATCGCTAAGCATTACTATCCCGATCTATGGTGGAAGAATTCGCGGTTCTCGCTGGCCGAAGAGGATCAAGAGCTGCCAGGCAAGATCGAGACATGTTTCGACGAGAAGCTCCTTAACTCGATTCGAGGCGATGGTGTTTCTTTGGTTTTCGCGGCATTTGAGCGACAGACGTTCCACTTTGGGGCGTTGCAACCAAACGAAGCGGGCTAG
- a CDS encoding metalloregulator ArsR/SmtB family transcription factor — protein MDINVAIAALAALAQTTRLETFRLLVRHEPDGVPAGELARLLEVPQNTMSAHLATLSRAGLVTSERQSRSIIYRADLQGLRDLTLFLLKDCCGGSSELCAPLIAELTPCCAPEVKPS, from the coding sequence ATGGATATCAATGTAGCAATCGCAGCGCTTGCCGCACTCGCTCAGACCACCAGGCTCGAGACTTTTCGACTTCTCGTCCGACACGAACCCGACGGCGTGCCAGCCGGCGAACTCGCCCGCCTTCTCGAGGTCCCGCAGAACACCATGTCCGCGCACCTTGCGACACTGTCACGCGCGGGCCTCGTGACAAGCGAACGCCAGAGTCGCTCGATCATCTACCGAGCGGACCTTCAGGGGCTGCGCGACCTAACCCTCTTTCTGTTGAAAGACTGCTGCGGCGGCTCGAGCGAACTCTGTGCGCCGCTGATTGCCGAACTTACGCCCTGCTGTGCTCCCGAGGTGAAGCCGTCATGA
- a CDS encoding DUF2933 domain-containing protein has translation MTSSRTWTLMAASLVVIGLFFVLREHWGHALGFLPYLVLLACPIMHLFHGHGGHGGHGHHRSASDEEK, from the coding sequence ATGACATCGTCACGGACCTGGACGCTTATGGCCGCATCTTTGGTCGTCATCGGCCTGTTCTTCGTCCTGCGGGAGCATTGGGGCCACGCCCTTGGATTCCTGCCCTATCTGGTGCTGCTGGCGTGTCCCATCATGCACCTCTTTCACGGACATGGCGGGCATGGCGGCCACGGCCATCATCGAAGTGCGTCGGACGAAGAAAAATGA
- a CDS encoding SRPBCC family protein translates to MSYQYSANSRVRIQASAETLFSYLDDHRRLAGHMSQPSMMMLGGRMSYEFDQTEGREIGGRVRMTGAILGMRLRVEETIIERRPPTRKVWETTNEPLLLVIGSYRMGFDIEAMKVFSDLRVFIDYNLPVTLTGRLMGGFLGPMYARWCVGRIASAAAIRFQDTAGL, encoded by the coding sequence ATGAGCTACCAGTACTCGGCCAACTCCAGGGTTCGCATCCAAGCGTCGGCCGAGACACTCTTTTCGTATCTGGACGATCATCGTCGTCTTGCCGGACATATGTCACAACCGTCGATGATGATGCTCGGCGGTCGAATGTCGTACGAATTCGATCAGACCGAGGGCCGAGAAATTGGCGGGCGCGTACGTATGACCGGGGCAATCCTCGGCATGAGGCTCCGTGTAGAAGAAACTATCATCGAGCGGCGACCACCGACCCGCAAAGTCTGGGAAACGACGAACGAACCCCTCCTCCTGGTCATCGGTTCATATCGGATGGGCTTTGACATCGAGGCGATGAAGGTGTTTTCCGATCTCAGGGTGTTTATCGACTACAACCTTCCAGTGACGCTGACTGGACGTCTGATGGGCGGTTTTCTTGGCCCGATGTATGCCCGTTGGTGCGTAGGTCGAATAGCATCGGCTGCCGCCATCCGTTTCCAAGACACCGCGGGTCTTTGA